From the Manis pentadactyla isolate mManPen7 chromosome 7, mManPen7.hap1, whole genome shotgun sequence genome, one window contains:
- the LOC118932592 gene encoding uncharacterized protein LOC118932592 encodes MPLASEGTLQMPGPAALGPAWVSLSAALPLPVCKRRNKCSSSSSLSQVFKKSSCSGHQQVPCFVWPTSCTQRRAPGGRTVLADLSPRAPGAWGLAIQAAPRAHSAVIRTALPDKPWPEVCRHWAAPVGRKGRAAPRRAHPAGRTAQGARSSEQSAFNTMDRSRDRGARPARQPAPRASSRPPQRRLLPGVSTRQPPDVPFPRRLRLTSSASRVAPGPSCLLTRQRGKNPVPASASHEQAPGARCSPR; translated from the exons ATGCCGCTGGCCAGCGAAGGAACCCTCCAGATGCCAGGGCCGGCTGCCCTGGGTCCCGCCTGGGTCTCCCTCTCAGCTGCTCTCCCCCTTCCGGTCTGCAAGCGAAGAAATAAatgttcttcctcttcctctctgagTCAGGTCTTTAAAAAATCTTCGTGCTCTGGTCACCAGCAGGTCCCTTGCTTCGTCTGGCCAACAAGCTGCACTCAGAGGCGGGCTCCGGGTGGGCGCACGGTCTTGGCCGACCTCTCCCCGCGAGCTCCCGGGGCGTGGGGCCTGGCCATTCAGGCGGCCCCTCGGGCCCACAGCGCGGTCATCCGGACGGCGCTCCCGGACAAGCCTTGGCCCGAGGTCTGCAGACACTGGGCGGCCCCTGTTGGGCGCAAGGGGCGGGCTGCGCCGAGGAGGGCGCACCCGGCAGGGCGCACAGCGCAGGGCGCGCGGAGCTCGGAGCAGAGCGCCTTCAACACCATGGACAGGTCGCGCGATCGCGGCGCACGGCCCGCCCGGCAGCCTGCACCCAGGGCGTCCAGCCGACCTCCCCAGCGCCGTCTTCTTCCCGGAGTGTCCACTCGGCAGCCTCCAGACGTGCCTTTCCCGCGACGCCTCCGCCTCACTTCATCTGCCTCCCGAGTAGCCCCG GGGCCGAGTTGCCTGCTCACTCGGCAGCGTGGAAAGAATCCCGTCCCGGCCTCGGCGTCCCACGAGCAGGCTCCAGGCGCGAGGTGTTCGCCGAGGTGA